In Candidatus Moanabacter tarae, the genomic stretch GGGACACCAGCTTGGAAGGCTGGGGTTTTACCGCTAAACTATGCCCGCTTGGGTTATCTTTTCTAGAAATCTCTATTAATCTTGAGGATGGTAACGTATTCATGCAATAGCAGAACCGGGTCCTCGGTACTGTTGGACAGTGTCAAATACGTACGGGCGAGGCTGGTTGAGGAGCTTAGGATCCATAAAAGTGTCCTAACCAAGACAAAAACAAAATCATGTCGATGAAGTTGTTAAACGGAAGAAGGCGGCAGAAGAGAATGATGTTGCACTTTTAGGCTAGCGGTAGCGGTTAATGCTGTCACGAAGTTCACGTGCCGCACATCGTGCCCTGTCAGCAAAGTCAACCCCTTTGCCAGCATAGATAATTCCTCGGGATGAATTGATCACCATTCCACTGCCTCTGGAGCAGAGACCGGCAGTAACCGTTGCTTCAATGTCTCCACCTTGCGCACCCAAACCAGGGATTAGTAAGGGCATATCTCCAACGATCTCACGGATTCTTTTTAGATCCTTCGGGAATGTGGCGCCGACAACGAGCCCTACGTTTTTTCCTCCGTTCCACTCTTTAGCTGCTTTGTATGCAATAATTTCAAATAGTCGTTGTTTCCCGATGTTGATTTCTTGAATGTCACCAGAACCGGGATTTGAAGTCCGGCAAAGGATGAAAACCCCTTTATCCATTCTCTCTGTAAAGGGAGTCAGGCTATCCCCACCCATATAGGGATTCACGGTTAAAGCATCGGCTCGGTAGCGATCAAAAACCTCGCTAGCGTAATGCTGAGCTGTGTTTGCCACATCGCCCCTCTTGGCGTCGAGAATCAGAGGAATATCCGCATAGTTATTATGTAAAAGATCCAAAGTCATGAGAAGTTCATTCTCGGCGGATCGGCTAGCATAAAATGCAATTTGAGGTTTGAAGGCGCAGACGAAATCCGCGGTTTTCTCAATAATTAAGCGATTAAAAGCAAAGAGAGGATAACGGTGGCCCTTAATCGATTCCGGTAACTTTTCGAAGTCTGGATCAAGGCCAACGCAGAGGAGGGATCCGACTTTTTCCCATCGCTCCTCCAGTTTTTTTTGAAATTTCATTATCGTCTATCTTGAAGGCTCAGAAGGGGCAGGCGCCTATCCGAAGAAATAACCCTTCATGCCAGAATTTTAAAGTTCAATTCGACAAGCTTCTACCTCGACTTATTCCTAAAGGGCTGTCAAACCCTCGACTTCTCAGTTCTCCATTTAGCTTGAAATTTTCTGAAGCAGGCGCAGACCTTTACGGAGAGCCTGCTGGGCGGTGGTTTCTTGCTACGCGATGATCTGAAGTTTAAGTCCGGTCAGTTCCTAACATAGGAAATATGAGTGCCAAGAAGAAAAAATCAGAAGAGGGCCCTGAATTGGGAAAGGATTCGGAGGCTGAGGGAGCTGATATTCAGGGTCGTGATATCGAGGAGATATTGCTGGAGTTTTGGAATCGTAACCGGCGAGTAATTGAGGTGGCGGCAGGAATGCTTCTTGTGGCCGTGGTCTGCTACCAGGTGATGATTTATGTCGGAGAGAGGAGGAAAGCAGCATTGCAACGAGTGTATCAGGAGGCTTCGGAAGGAGAAGAACGGATTTCTTTTGCCGAAGCAAATTCGGGGAATCCGCTAAGTGGGGTTGCCTACCTTGAAGAAGCCCATCGTGAGTATGATGAAAGGGAGTTTGTAGCTGCTGCCGAGCATTATCGTCTAGCTATGGAAACACTTGTGGATACGCCCCTTGAGGGTCGTGCCCGCTTCGGGTTTGCCATGGCTCGAATCCAAAGTGGCTACGGCGATGAAGGCGGCAGGACACTTTTGGAAATCGCAAACAATTTGCATGAGCTTGACACAACAAG encodes the following:
- the pyrF gene encoding Orotidine 5'-phosphate decarboxylase, which produces MKFQKKLEERWEKVGSLLCVGLDPDFEKLPESIKGHRYPLFAFNRLIIEKTADFVCAFKPQIAFYASRSAENELLMTLDLLHNNYADIPLILDAKRGDVANTAQHYASEVFDRYRADALTVNPYMGGDSLTPFTERMDKGVFILCRTSNPGSGDIQEINIGKQRLFEIIAYKAAKEWNGGKNVGLVVGATFPKDLKRIREIVGDMPLLIPGLGAQGGDIEATVTAGLCSRGSGMVINSSRGIIYAGKGVDFADRARCAARELRDSINRYR